Proteins encoded within one genomic window of Cucumis sativus cultivar 9930 chromosome 3, Cucumber_9930_V3, whole genome shotgun sequence:
- the LOC105435052 gene encoding uncharacterized protein LOC105435052, with protein MEKNTNTNANTNININIDAVSETSPDQRHRRERSPMAASPPPPARIIDDINNPPTDVIEPSSSIVVAAPESVTPGDVRRRQSVNAMFDVGTSSHEHVGGSSDVEAGKKRGRGDGGEQQQQVKAAKKKGELTEVPKGEPRCATCNKVFKSWKALFGHLRSHPERTYRGALPPPTAAELDIRRCQQQLASTLLTVAQQVSASRRGLDIDLNQPSTADDGDSPDNTRDAGFDLNLEPPPESDDEK; from the coding sequence ATGGAGAAGAACACCAACACAAATGCCAATACcaatatcaatatcaacatTGATGCGGTATCCGAGACCTCTCCCGACCAACGCCACCGTCGAGAAAGGTCTCCAATGGCAGCTTCTCCACCACCACCTGCTCGCATTATCGATGACATAAATAACCCTCCCACTGATGTCATCGAACCCTCGTCCTCGATAGTAGTGGCGGCCCCGGAAAGCGTTACACCAGGCGACGTAAGACGGCGCCAAAGTGTAAACGCAATGTTCGACGTCGGAACATCATCACACGAGCACGTTGGAGGAAGTTCCGACGTCGAAGCGGGGAAAAAAAGAGGACGAGGGGATGGAGGAGAGCAGCAGCAGCAGGTGAAAGCtgcaaagaaaaaaggagagCTAACGGAGGTTCCAAAGGGTGAGCCAAGATGTGCAACATGTAACAAAGTGTTCAAATCGTGGAAAGCACTATTTGGACACTTAAGGTCTCACCCTGAACGGACCTACCGTGGAGCTCTTCCTCCGCCAACCGCCGCCGAACTTGACATTCGCCGTTGTCAGCAGCAGCTCGCTTCCACTTTGCTGACAGTAGCTCAGCAAGTGTCAGCGTCCAGAAGAGGGCTGGATATTGATCTCAACCAACCCTCTACTGCTGACGACGGTGACTCGCCGGACAACACCAGAGACGCCGGGTTTGATCTGAACCTCGAACCCCCGCCGGAGAGTGACGACGAGAAGTGA